One genomic segment of Nitratidesulfovibrio sp. includes these proteins:
- a CDS encoding outer membrane homotrimeric porin, translated as MKRIVTLMLAAMLVLGSVAGASAADIKVKGQWDFAFQWLDNTDFQDGEQDGNSEDDFGAVQRLRTQIDIIASENLRGVVFFEMGDTIWGRAGSTDQGGALGADGRTVEVKRSYIDWTVPNTDLMVRMGIQGLALPGAVAGSPILDDDVAALTLSYKFSDMVSLTGFWARPYDTSSGNSGNVQNDEIDLFGAILPVSLDGVKITPWAMFGSIGEDVDLTTGNSASRTQAAYGLTSIGYGLAEETTAWWGGASFEVSMFSPLSVKLDAMYGAVDGDDEEADRSGWLVIGSVDYKMDMMTPGIFAWYASGDDDDDTNGSERMPYISPDFGPTSFGFDKVGAPIATDSLVSVSGTGMWGVGVQLANISFVENLKHTVRVVYMEGTNDEDMASVASIRPDAVNGLYLTDKDSAIEVNFDHFYKIYENLDLIVEMGYIKLDADEDTWGSDDFSDAWKLGFNLKYSF; from the coding sequence ATGAAGCGCATCGTAACTCTGATGCTCGCCGCCATGCTGGTGCTCGGCTCCGTCGCCGGCGCCTCGGCCGCCGACATCAAGGTGAAGGGCCAGTGGGATTTCGCGTTCCAGTGGCTGGACAACACCGACTTCCAGGATGGTGAGCAGGACGGCAACAGCGAAGACGACTTCGGTGCCGTGCAGCGTCTGCGTACCCAGATCGACATCATCGCCAGCGAAAACCTGCGCGGCGTGGTGTTCTTCGAAATGGGCGACACCATCTGGGGTCGCGCCGGTTCCACCGACCAGGGCGGTGCCCTTGGCGCCGACGGCCGCACTGTTGAAGTGAAGCGTTCGTACATCGACTGGACCGTGCCCAACACCGACCTGATGGTCCGCATGGGCATCCAGGGCCTGGCCCTGCCCGGCGCCGTGGCCGGTTCCCCGATCCTCGACGACGACGTGGCCGCCCTTACCCTGTCTTACAAGTTCAGCGACATGGTCAGCCTGACCGGCTTCTGGGCTCGTCCGTACGACACCAGCAGCGGCAACAGCGGCAACGTGCAGAACGACGAAATCGACCTGTTCGGCGCCATCCTGCCCGTGTCCCTCGACGGCGTGAAGATCACCCCCTGGGCGATGTTCGGCTCCATCGGCGAAGACGTGGATCTGACCACCGGCAACAGCGCTTCGCGCACTCAGGCCGCCTACGGTCTGACCTCCATCGGTTACGGCCTTGCCGAAGAAACCACCGCCTGGTGGGGTGGCGCTTCCTTTGAAGTGTCCATGTTCTCGCCCCTGTCCGTCAAGCTGGACGCCATGTACGGCGCCGTTGACGGCGACGACGAAGAAGCCGACCGCTCCGGCTGGTTGGTCATCGGCTCCGTGGACTACAAGATGGACATGATGACCCCCGGCATCTTCGCTTGGTACGCCTCTGGTGACGACGACGACGACACCAACGGCTCCGAGCGCATGCCCTACATCTCGCCCGACTTCGGTCCCACTTCGTTCGGCTTCGACAAGGTCGGCGCCCCCATCGCCACCGACTCGCTGGTGTCCGTCAGCGGCACCGGCATGTGGGGCGTTGGCGTGCAGCTGGCCAACATCTCCTTCGTGGAGAACCTGAAGCACACCGTTCGCGTTGTGTACATGGAAGGCACCAACGACGAAGACATGGCCAGCGTCGCCAGCATTCGTCCCGATGCCGTCAACGGCCTGTACCTGACCGACAAGGACAGCGCCATCGAAGTGAACTTCGATCACTTCTACAAGATCTACGAGAACCTGGACCTCATCGTCGAAATGGGCTACATCAAGCTCGACGCCGACGAAGACACCTGGGGTTCCGACGACTTCAGCGACGCCTGGAAGCTCGGCTTCAACCTGAAGTACAGCTTCTAA
- a CDS encoding outer membrane homotrimeric porin produces MKRFATLMLAFALVLGAFSAAQAADIKAKGVWAFDFSWLDSGDYTSADDDGNSDDDFTASQRFRTQIDIIASESLKGVVFFEIGNTIWGRAASSGTDQGGALGADGRTVEVRRSYIDWIVPNTDLKVRMGIQGLSLPGAVAPSSPVLDDDVAGLTLSYAINDTVGVTALWARPADTNSGNSGNSQQDEADVFALIVPVTLDGFKITPYGVYASVGKDASFSGSTNGGWEFGQGMLSMAETIGGGIDSSSDTYGAWWGGVAFEMSAFAPFSLKLDAIYGSKTADDDAESAERAGWLVAALAEYQLDMVKPGILAWYGSGEDDDITDGSERMPSISPTGWGVTSFGFPGSVYRQDTYFGLNGAGTWAVGLQLADITFMENLSHVFRVVYMQGTNDADSIKGNSAAITAFAPASGEVFLTDEDSAIEVNFDTTYKIYENLSLVVEMGWIKLDMDEDTWGSDDYSDAKKLVFNFIYEF; encoded by the coding sequence ATGAAACGTTTTGCTACCCTGATGCTGGCCTTCGCGCTGGTGCTGGGCGCCTTCTCCGCTGCCCAGGCCGCCGACATCAAGGCCAAGGGCGTGTGGGCGTTCGATTTTTCGTGGCTGGACAGCGGCGACTACACCTCTGCCGATGACGACGGCAACAGCGACGACGACTTCACCGCCAGCCAGCGCTTCCGCACCCAGATCGACATCATCGCCAGCGAATCCCTGAAGGGCGTCGTGTTCTTCGAAATCGGCAACACCATCTGGGGCCGCGCCGCCAGCTCCGGTACTGACCAGGGCGGCGCCCTGGGCGCCGATGGTCGCACCGTCGAAGTGCGCCGTTCGTACATCGACTGGATCGTGCCCAACACCGACCTGAAGGTCCGCATGGGTATCCAGGGTCTCTCCCTGCCCGGCGCCGTGGCGCCTTCCTCGCCCGTGCTTGATGACGACGTGGCCGGTCTTACCCTGTCCTACGCCATCAACGACACAGTCGGCGTGACCGCCCTGTGGGCTCGCCCCGCCGACACCAACAGCGGCAATAGCGGCAACAGCCAGCAGGACGAAGCCGACGTGTTCGCCCTGATCGTGCCCGTGACCCTGGACGGCTTCAAGATCACCCCCTACGGCGTGTACGCTTCCGTGGGCAAGGATGCCAGCTTCTCCGGTTCCACCAACGGCGGCTGGGAATTCGGCCAGGGCATGCTGAGCATGGCCGAAACCATCGGCGGCGGCATCGATTCCTCCTCCGATACCTACGGCGCCTGGTGGGGCGGCGTGGCGTTCGAAATGAGCGCCTTCGCTCCCTTCTCCCTGAAGCTCGACGCCATCTATGGCTCCAAGACCGCCGACGACGACGCCGAATCCGCCGAACGCGCTGGCTGGCTGGTTGCCGCCCTTGCCGAGTACCAGCTCGACATGGTGAAGCCCGGCATCCTGGCCTGGTACGGCTCTGGTGAAGACGACGACATCACCGACGGTTCCGAACGCATGCCTTCCATCTCCCCCACCGGTTGGGGCGTGACCAGCTTCGGCTTCCCCGGTTCCGTGTACCGTCAGGACACCTACTTCGGTCTTAATGGCGCTGGCACCTGGGCCGTGGGCCTGCAGCTGGCCGACATCACCTTCATGGAAAACCTGTCGCACGTGTTCCGCGTGGTCTACATGCAGGGCACCAACGACGCCGATTCCATCAAGGGCAACTCCGCCGCCATCACCGCGTTCGCTCCCGCCTCTGGCGAAGTGTTCCTGACCGACGAAGACAGCGCCATCGAAGTGAACTTCGACACCACCTACAAGATCTACGAGAACCTTTCCCTCGTGGTCGAAATGGGCTGGATCAAGCTCGACATGGACGAAGACACCTGGGGTTCGGACGACTACTCCGACGCCAAGAAGCTGGTCTTCAACTTCATCTACGAGTTCTAA
- a CDS encoding YitT family protein encodes MFERELRNVSMTVWWNLALLTIGGVLFSLGMNAIAVPHGFISGGIFGTGIYIYYATGVLSPAIWYLLLNLPIFVLGWLFVSRRFFLYSLYGTAVTTIAAQFITWQAHIANPLLAAVAAGTVCGAGLGIVLRSLGSEGGTTIIAIILHQRWGMRVGQVSFLYNFLLFMVGLATLDVDMVLYSVILVYTYSQVMDYVHSLFNQRKMVFIISECSECIAAEILQHLHRGATFLQGKGAFTGRDKQVLMTVVQNYQLKRLEETVFRHDPNAFMIVENTFNVLGTGFSSRKVY; translated from the coding sequence ATGTTCGAACGCGAATTGCGCAACGTCAGCATGACCGTGTGGTGGAACCTTGCGCTGCTGACCATCGGGGGCGTGCTGTTCTCGCTGGGCATGAACGCCATTGCCGTGCCGCACGGGTTCATTTCCGGCGGCATATTCGGCACGGGCATCTACATCTACTATGCCACGGGTGTGCTGTCGCCCGCCATATGGTATCTGCTGCTCAACCTGCCCATCTTCGTGCTGGGCTGGCTGTTCGTCAGCCGCCGCTTCTTCCTGTACAGCCTGTACGGCACGGCGGTAACCACCATCGCCGCGCAGTTCATCACCTGGCAGGCACACATCGCCAATCCGCTGCTGGCGGCGGTGGCGGCCGGTACCGTGTGCGGGGCGGGCCTTGGCATCGTGTTGCGTTCGCTGGGCAGCGAGGGCGGCACGACCATCATCGCCATCATACTCCACCAGCGCTGGGGCATGCGCGTGGGGCAGGTGAGTTTTCTCTACAACTTCCTGCTGTTCATGGTGGGTCTGGCCACGCTGGACGTGGACATGGTGCTCTATTCCGTCATCCTGGTGTACACGTATTCGCAGGTGATGGATTACGTGCATTCGCTGTTCAACCAGCGCAAGATGGTGTTCATCATTTCCGAATGTTCGGAATGCATTGCGGCGGAGATATTGCAGCACCTGCATCGGGGTGCGACATTTCTGCAAGGCAAGGGAGCCTTCACCGGGCGGGACAAGCAGGTGCTGATGACCGTGGTGCAGAATTACCAGCTGAAGCGGCTGGAAGAAACGGTGTTTCGCCACGACCCCAACGCGTTCATGATCGTGGAGAACACCTTCAACGTGTTGGGGACGGGGTTTTCCTCGCGCAAGGTATATTAG
- a CDS encoding CBS domain-containing protein — protein MLIREWMTQDVITVTPDTSMMKASKILKENRIRRLPVVDAEGRLIGIVSDRDIKEASPSKATTLDMHELYYLLSEIKVKDIMTRDPFTVRADDTVETVALNMIEKRIGGLPVIDDAGKLVGIISDSDVFKVLITITGVRHGGVQFAFELENTPGTLKPIVDTLREHNARIISILTSMDDSNGPTRRVYIRILPMDRAEENRIIEAVKSRFSLMYWARDNVHPA, from the coding sequence ATGCTCATTCGCGAATGGATGACCCAGGATGTCATCACCGTAACGCCCGATACGTCAATGATGAAGGCCTCCAAGATCCTCAAGGAAAACCGCATCCGCCGCCTGCCCGTGGTGGACGCCGAAGGCCGCCTGATCGGCATCGTCTCCGACCGGGACATCAAGGAAGCATCGCCCTCCAAGGCCACCACGCTCGACATGCACGAGCTGTACTATCTGCTTTCCGAAATCAAGGTTAAAGACATCATGACGCGCGACCCGTTCACGGTGCGCGCCGACGACACGGTGGAAACCGTGGCCCTGAACATGATCGAAAAGCGCATCGGCGGCCTGCCGGTCATCGACGACGCGGGCAAGCTGGTGGGCATCATTTCCGACAGCGACGTGTTCAAGGTGCTCATCACCATCACCGGGGTGCGCCACGGCGGCGTGCAGTTCGCCTTCGAACTGGAGAACACCCCCGGCACGCTGAAGCCCATCGTGGACACCCTACGCGAACACAACGCGCGCATCATCTCCATCCTCACCTCCATGGACGACAGCAACGGACCCACCCGCCGGGTGTACATCCGCATCCTGCCCATGGACCGCGCCGAGGAAAACCGCATCATCGAGGCGGTAAAGAGCCGCTTCTCGCTGATGTACTGGGCGCGCGACAACGTGCACCCCGCCTAG
- a CDS encoding helix-hairpin-helix domain-containing protein, with protein RPVDRPVDRPVDRPVDRPVDRPADRPADSPADSPAELPADSPAEGTAKQMAGGQADGQTDGAPDTPLEHTDQFPTFTAGDDYAALAEWARRRIASGPPWADLVLVDGGRGQLSAVHRAVREAGGEGLFALASIAKARTEDGRADRRAGNVADRIFLPGRANPLPLRDGAPELLFLQHVRDAVHDFAIGRHRRARAGAALTGELQRVEGVGPKTARLLWDRFDTLAAMRAASEKELAEVPGIGPRRARQIHQRLKEMDTSRRR; from the coding sequence CGTCCCGTGGACCGTCCCGTGGACCGTCCCGTGGACCGTCCCGTGGACCGTCCCGTGGACCGTCCCGCGGACCGTCCTGCCGACAGTCCTGCCGACAGTCCCGCCGAGCTTCCCGCCGACAGCCCGGCAGAGGGAACGGCAAAGCAAATGGCGGGTGGACAGGCGGACGGACAGACAGACGGGGCACCTGACACTCCCCTCGAACACACCGACCAGTTCCCCACCTTCACGGCGGGTGACGACTACGCCGCCCTGGCCGAGTGGGCCCGGCGTCGCATTGCCTCCGGCCCTCCGTGGGCGGACCTGGTACTGGTGGATGGCGGGCGGGGCCAGCTTTCCGCCGTGCACCGGGCAGTCCGCGAGGCAGGCGGCGAAGGGCTGTTCGCGCTGGCTTCCATCGCCAAGGCCCGCACCGAGGATGGCCGGGCCGACCGCCGCGCGGGCAACGTGGCCGACCGCATCTTCCTGCCGGGCCGGGCCAACCCGCTGCCCCTGCGCGACGGTGCGCCGGAGTTGCTGTTTCTCCAGCACGTGCGCGACGCGGTGCACGACTTCGCCATCGGGCGGCACCGCCGCGCCCGCGCCGGGGCGGCCCTGACCGGCGAATTGCAGCGCGTGGAAGGGGTGGGTCCCAAGACCGCGCGCCTGCTGTGGGACCGCTTCGACACGCTGGCAGCCATGCGCGCCGCCAGCGAGAAGGAACTGGCGGAGGTGCCGGGCATCGGCCCCCGCCGGGCACGTCAGATACACCAGCGACTGAAGGAGATGGACACCTCCCGCCGCCGCTGA
- the uvrC gene encoding excinuclease ABC subunit UvrC, with translation MQKPVMSSIPDTPGVYLYKDAAGRILYVGKAKHLRKRIASYFREAAEGAPPPQTPKTLAMLRQAERLDTLSTTTEKEALLLEASLIKKHRPRYNIVLRDDKQYVLFRLQKKHPYPRLDIVRAVRRDGAQYYGPFTSAGAARATWKAIHRAFPLRRCTDRALENRVRPCLYHFIGQCLAPCVFDVPQDEYAALVQRVEMLLSGRSGELVGQLRREMETASEALEFERAAVLRDQIRAVERTVERQAAVLPGGGDLDVVGIVDTGGGLGLGVLFVRQGAVLDGRAFLWPGLGFEEAPELLLSFLGQFYGPHSAIPSRIVVPWLPVTDGVDGPDGADGPEETDEPERPERGVEAGTPVPQAAPGGPRTGTGLSVSTDAATLADAAESHGAKGPHAPGAVTSAAVSEAAASPPAPLPSLAATDMSLRAIEETLADLRGGPVRIVAPRSPEENRLVDMAAANAREHARRETEAPLPDLLARALHLPAPVRRVEAVDISHTGGRSTRAGMVVFEDGRPVRDAWRAYALDRPVDRPVDRPVDRPVDRP, from the coding sequence ATGCAAAAGCCCGTCATGTCGAGCATTCCCGATACTCCCGGCGTCTACCTGTACAAGGACGCCGCCGGGCGCATCCTGTACGTGGGCAAGGCCAAGCACCTGCGCAAACGCATCGCGTCCTACTTTCGCGAGGCCGCCGAGGGCGCCCCGCCGCCCCAGACCCCCAAGACCCTGGCCATGCTGCGCCAGGCCGAACGGCTGGATACCCTCAGCACCACCACCGAAAAGGAGGCGCTGCTGCTGGAGGCCAGCCTTATCAAGAAGCACCGGCCCCGCTACAACATCGTGCTGCGCGACGACAAGCAGTACGTGCTCTTTCGCCTGCAAAAAAAGCATCCCTACCCGCGCCTGGACATCGTACGCGCCGTGCGGCGCGACGGCGCCCAGTACTACGGCCCGTTCACCTCCGCCGGGGCGGCCCGCGCCACGTGGAAGGCCATCCACCGCGCCTTTCCCCTGCGCCGCTGCACGGACAGGGCACTGGAAAACCGGGTGCGCCCCTGCCTGTATCATTTTATAGGGCAGTGCCTTGCCCCGTGCGTGTTCGACGTGCCGCAGGACGAGTACGCCGCGCTGGTGCAGCGGGTGGAAATGCTGCTCTCGGGCCGCTCTGGCGAACTGGTGGGGCAGTTGCGCAGGGAGATGGAAACCGCCTCCGAGGCGCTGGAATTCGAACGGGCCGCCGTACTGCGCGACCAGATCCGCGCCGTGGAACGCACCGTGGAGCGCCAGGCCGCCGTGCTGCCGGGCGGGGGCGACCTGGACGTGGTGGGCATAGTGGATACCGGCGGCGGGCTGGGCCTTGGTGTGCTGTTCGTGCGCCAGGGCGCGGTGCTGGACGGTCGGGCCTTCCTGTGGCCGGGCCTTGGCTTCGAGGAAGCCCCAGAACTGCTGCTGAGCTTTCTGGGCCAGTTCTACGGCCCGCATTCGGCCATTCCCTCGCGCATCGTGGTGCCGTGGCTGCCCGTGACGGATGGAGTGGACGGGCCGGATGGTGCGGACGGGCCAGAGGAAACGGACGAACCGGAAAGGCCGGAACGAGGCGTCGAGGCCGGAACTCCCGTGCCACAAGCTGCGCCGGGCGGACCCCGAACGGGGACCGGATTGTCCGTATCGACCGACGCAGCCACGTTGGCTGATGCAGCCGAGTCGCACGGGGCAAAAGGACCGCACGCCCCGGGCGCCGTAACTTCCGCTGCGGTGTCGGAAGCTGCCGCGTCCCCGCCCGCGCCCCTCCCCTCCTTGGCGGCCACGGACATGAGCCTGCGCGCCATAGAGGAAACCCTGGCCGACCTGCGCGGCGGCCCGGTGCGCATCGTGGCGCCCCGCTCGCCCGAAGAGAACCGGCTGGTGGACATGGCCGCAGCCAATGCCCGCGAACATGCCCGCCGCGAAACGGAAGCCCCCCTGCCGGACCTGCTGGCCCGCGCCCTGCACCTGCCCGCTCCCGTGCGCCGGGTGGAGGCCGTGGACATTTCGCACACCGGGGGCCGGTCCACTCGCGCGGGCATGGTGGTCTTCGAGGATGGACGCCCGGTGCGCGACGCCTGGCGCGCCTATGCCCTTGATCGTCCCGTGGACCGTCCCGTGGACCGTCCCGTGGACCGTCCCGTGGACCGTCCCG
- a CDS encoding ATP-binding protein — protein sequence MTRLLHDHAGTGLCAVAPSGRVLGVSGLFLRALGLAAAPPDAMLHDLLPLSGACPPCAGWHWLLDLPPDVPYPPAPPIPPAPPALPALHDTAGNGRTPAGIPRPASVRGGVLIRTLLPAEARAIPGCPELREPCDLHDDTGARPTSPGRTGVLLQLHAPDLPDLPDTPDMPDMPDMPDTPDMPDMPSAANGASLPGHPAQACPAHPDAPLAPAAAPAVPDAHLRQALDALSVGLAHDFGNVVASVLGFAEIAISRLHAAPTTPHAADPMVLRSLDNIVRGCQRAREVIAFAQSIAGRVDLNAEPADLHALVTAWCAELAGELPADARWAVSCGLPPERHPPPSPIGTGQPGTPGQPPPPDRLPPVRVDAARLREAFAEIWRNAAWAVQGTAPDAAGDGAGTASPDAPAATGHPVCPAHTASDDDSATGRIVVETALVPASPRLPGRWVRVRVRDTGRGMDADTLCRMRDPYFSTKARHEGKGRGLARAAGIVRAHGGRLDIAAGPGLGCMVDILLPLADGA from the coding sequence ATGACACGCCTGCTGCACGACCATGCCGGAACCGGCCTTTGCGCGGTGGCCCCCTCGGGCCGCGTGCTCGGCGTGAGCGGGCTGTTCCTGCGCGCGCTGGGACTTGCGGCGGCCCCACCAGACGCCATGCTGCACGACCTGCTGCCCCTGTCCGGCGCCTGCCCCCCCTGCGCGGGGTGGCACTGGCTGCTGGACCTTCCCCCCGATGTGCCCTATCCGCCCGCTCCGCCCATTCCGCCCGCTCCGCCAGCTCTGCCAGCTCTGCATGACACGGCAGGCAACGGGCGCACGCCTGCCGGGATACCACGGCCCGCCAGCGTGCGGGGCGGCGTACTGATACGCACCCTGCTCCCCGCCGAGGCCCGCGCCATCCCCGGTTGCCCGGAACTGCGCGAGCCGTGCGATCTGCATGACGACACCGGCGCCAGGCCGACATCCCCTGGCCGCACCGGCGTGCTGCTGCAACTGCATGCCCCAGACCTGCCGGATTTGCCGGACACGCCGGACATGCCAGACATGCCTGACATGCCGGACACCCCAGACATGCCGGACATGCCGAGCGCGGCGAACGGGGCAAGCCTGCCTGGGCATCCCGCTCAGGCCTGCCCGGCTCACCCTGACGCCCCCCTCGCCCCTGCCGCTGCCCCCGCCGTGCCGGACGCCCATCTGCGCCAGGCGCTGGACGCGTTGTCCGTTGGGCTGGCGCACGATTTCGGCAACGTGGTGGCCTCCGTTCTCGGCTTTGCGGAAATCGCCATCTCGCGGCTGCACGCCGCACCCACCACCCCGCACGCCGCCGACCCCATGGTGCTCCGCAGCCTGGACAACATCGTGCGGGGCTGCCAGCGCGCCCGCGAGGTCATCGCCTTTGCCCAGTCCATTGCCGGTCGGGTGGACCTGAACGCCGAACCGGCCGACCTGCACGCCCTGGTCACCGCATGGTGTGCCGAACTGGCGGGTGAACTGCCCGCCGACGCCCGGTGGGCGGTATCCTGCGGCCTGCCCCCGGAGCGGCACCCCCCGCCCTCCCCGATCGGCACCGGCCAGCCCGGCACTCCCGGCCAGCCTCCCCCCCCCGACCGGCTGCCACCAGTGCGCGTGGATGCGGCCCGCCTGCGCGAAGCCTTTGCCGAGATATGGCGCAACGCCGCCTGGGCAGTGCAGGGCACGGCTCCGGACGCTGCGGGGGACGGCGCGGGCACTGCCTCGCCGGACGCCCCGGCCGCAACGGGCCATCCCGTTTGCCCGGCCCACACGGCCTCTGATGACGACAGCGCCACCGGACGCATTGTGGTGGAAACCGCCCTGGTCCCGGCCTCGCCCCGCCTTCCCGGACGTTGGGTGCGGGTGCGCGTGCGCGACACTGGCCGGGGCATGGATGCGGACACCCTGTGCCGCATGCGCGACCCCTATTTTTCCACCAAGGCCCGGCACGAGGGCAAGGGGCGCGGCCTGGCCCGCGCGGCTGGCATCGTCCGGGCCCACGGCGGGCGGCTGGACATCGCGGCGGGGCCGGGCCTTGGCTGCATGGTGGACATCCTGCTGCCCCTGGCCGATGGTGCCTGA